Proteins encoded in a region of the Apostichopus japonicus isolate 1M-3 chromosome 19, ASM3797524v1, whole genome shotgun sequence genome:
- the LOC139960186 gene encoding ankyrin repeat domain-containing protein 54-like, translating into MERKLRPPTIVVSDWEEGAIPKRTSTAQTNQRNYVLPYNTRSQVNSTAEVDFISAESATNAEQNETTMADLSSEKCLEGSSANLRSKFDLNLSHWSSGETPQLHYTQSLPTSSTLGYEMPVAEFTGKIRRKKSRLHCRRKAVAYLKSPLGHDIQGEKRLRQAVQQDNHEEVLSILQEGTNPNRADDKGRAAIHFGVTKGHRGIVQLLLDGGSDVNQKDGVGNTPLHLACIGSQIEMVTVLLEAGANCHELDGSGHTPIHLAKSRLHHLRGSLSEATRQEVFKLLGMLRVYMACAGKPEHISKLDSVSEKLQINHSQKEIDEVQDILESFTKMNL; encoded by the exons ATGGAACGAAAGCTCCGACCTCCAACGATTGTTGTATCCGATTGGGAGGAAGGAGCGATACCTAAACGGACTTCCACTGCACAAACGAACCAAAGGAATTACGTGCTACCATATAACACTAGGTCTCAAGTCAATAGTACTGCTGAAGTTGATTTCATATCTGCGGAAAGCGCAACAAATGcagaacaaaatgaaacaaccATGGCCGATTTGAGTTCTGAAAAGTGCTTGGAAGGGTCGTCTGCTAATTTGCGATCAAAATTTGATTTAAACTTATCGCATTGGTCCTCAGGAGAAACACCCCAGCTTCATTACACTCAAAGTTTACCAACTTCCTCCACGTTAGGGTATGAGATGCCAGTTGCAGAGTTCACAGGAAAGATCAGAAGGAAAAAATCTAGACTGCATTGCCGTCGAAAAGCTGTAGCGTACCTTAAATCACCCCTTGGACATGACATTCAAG GAGAGAAACGTCTGCGGCAAGCTGTCCAACAAGACAATCATGAAGAGG TTTTGAGCATTCTTCAAGAGGGTACTAATCCTAACAGAGCTGATGATAAAGGTCGCGCAGCTATCCACTTTGGGGTCACAAAAGGTCACAGAGGAATTG TGCAATTACTCCTGGATGGAGGCAGTGATGTGAATCAGAAGGACGGGGTCGGTAACACACCACTTCACTTGG CATGCATTGGTAGTCAGATTGAAATGGTTACAGTTCTTCTCGAGGCTGGAGCTAACTGTCATGAGTTAGATGGGAGTGGACACACACCGATTCATCTCGCTAAAAGTCGACTCCATCACCTCCGCGGTTCCTTATCTGAGGCGACAAGGCAAGAAGTATTCAAG CTCCTTGGTATGCTTCGAGTCTACATGGCCTGTGCCGGGAAACCAGAACACATCTCAAAATTGGACAGTGTTTCGGAAAAACTACAGATCAACCACTCCCAGAAAGAG